Proteins found in one Hypomesus transpacificus isolate Combined female chromosome 20, fHypTra1, whole genome shotgun sequence genomic segment:
- the frmd7 gene encoding FERM domain-containing protein 7 encodes MTDGSAGRAPTARTLYALRKPRESALRLRVVFLDDSEKVFEVENRVLGNDFYNKVCGHLKLLEKEYFGLEFRHACGSYVWLELLKPLAKQVKHTRDPSFRFIVKFFPPDPGQLQKELTRYLFSLQIKQVLSTGSLTCNDNSSALLVSLLLQAELGDYQERRDVEHLHRTSYVPNQEMLLKKILRFHRRHRGQAPGEADNQVLEVARRLEMYGIRPQPASDGEGTRINLAVTHAGVLVFRGNSRINTFSWASIRKLSFRRKHFLIKLHATIVPSRKDTVEFSLVSRDVCKAFWRTCVENHAFFRLSEEPPSQQRALLYSRGSSFRYSGRTQKQLLDCVRRGERRNLPFERRFYRAHNDSRQCRSSPDLLTDVSKQVYEQACGFPHPSSVQGGKRSQSTAEVIFSPPPQTAPPPSSHAPSRSASFSDAQAAPPGPSDHTPRLKEGEWLQWGRGRLRGNTQQLPHPVLLDNFLRSSSFSGPTSSYSLSPLRRNREPYQGPPPWVWPPGWVTMAPRVYATSGCYGDSGRGDSGRDDTTAGHFSDDSTYQPGLPRRSWSQSDMKILRPSTPSGASGSAPAADFRPLGHYPHLARRHTPVRPAHLPLSLSPLPGRHAPAGAMSRTGSGTGSGELSDSDSVYLSYWPAALRGLGGAGKPGGLAHLRVSSGSLQLDEQEEDCLNLDQEPITAPEQPSA; translated from the exons ATGACGGACGGTTCGGCTGGTCGCGCGCCTACCGCCAGAACTCTCTATGCGCTCAGAAAGCCCCGGGAGAGCGCACTCCGATTGAGAGTTGTATTCCTGGACGACAGCGAGAAGGTGTTCGAGGTGGAG AATCGCGTCCTTGGGAACGACTTCTACAACAAGGTCTGTGGCCACCTGAAGCTGCTGGAGAAGGAATACTTCGGACTGGAGTTCAGACACGCCTGTGGCAGCTAT GTGTGGTTGGAGCTTTTGAAGCCActggccaagcaggtcaaac ACACCAGGGATCCCTCCTTCCGCTTCATCGTCAAGTTCTTCCCTCCAGACCCCGGACAGCTGCAGAAAGAGCTGACTAG GTATCTCTTTTCCCTGCAGATCAAACAGGTCCTGTCCACCGGGAGTCTGACCTGTAACGACAACAGCTCCGCCCTgctggtctccctcctcctgcagg cagagtTGGGGGACTACCAGGAACGGCGGGATGTGGAACACCTCCACAGGACGTCATACGTCCCAAACCAGGAAATGCTGCTGAAGAAGATTCTGAGGTTTCACCGGAGACAcag ggGCCAGGCCCCAGGGGAAGCAGACAACCAGGTGTTGGAGGTGGCCAGGAGGCTGGAGATGTACGGGATCCGACCTCAGCCTGCCAGCGACGGGGAAGGAACCAGGATAAACCTGGCTGTCACACACGCTGGAGTACTGGTGttcagg GGGAACTCCAGGATTAACACCTTCAGCTGGGCCTCCATCCGCAAGCTCAGCTTCAGGAGGAAACACTTCCTCATCAAGCTGCATGCCACCATAGTG CCATCTCGCAAGGACACAGTGGAGTTCTCCCTGGTGAGCAGAGATGTGTGCAAGGCCTTCTGGAGAACATGTGTGGAGAACCACGCCTTCTTCAGGCTGTCTGAGGAACCACCCTCCCAACAGAGAGCCCTCCTGTACAGCCGGGGGTCCAGCTTCAGATACAG TGGCCGCACCCAGAAGCAACTGCTGGACTGTGTGAGGAGGGGCGAGAGAAGGAACCTGCCCTTCGAGAG GAGGTTCTACAGGGCCCACAACGACTCCAGACAGTGTAGGTCGTCACCCGATCTGCTCACTGACGTCTCCAAGCAG GTGTACGAGCAGGCCTGTGggttcccccacccctcctccgtcCAGGGAGGGAAGCGTAGCCAATCAACTGCTGAGGTTATCTTCAGCCCGCCCCCTCAGACTGCCCCGCCCCCTTCCAGTCACGCCCCTTCTCGTTCTGCCTCCTTCTCTGATGCTCAGGCCGCGCCCCCGGGCCCATCCGACCACACCCCCCGCCTCAAAGAGGGGGAGTGGCTTCAGTGGGGGAGGGGCCGACTGCGGGGCAACACACAACAGCTG CCTCACCCCGTTCTCTTGGACAATTTCCTTCgctcctccagcttctctggtcccacctcctcctactccctgtctcctctccgtCGCAATCGGGAACCCTACCAAGGACCGCCCCCATGGGTGTGGCCTCCAGGCTGGGTAACCATGGCACCCAGGGTGTACGCAACCTCCGGCTGCTATGGCGACAGCGGCCGGGGGGATTCGGGCCGAGACGACACGACGGCCGGCCACTTCAGCGACGACTCCACTTACCAGCCGGGGTTGCCGCGGCGCTCCTGGAGCCAATCGGACATGAAGATCCTGCGACCGTCGACCCCCTCCGGTGCCTCGGGCTCCGCCCCCGCCGCAGACTTCCGCCCGCTGGGTCACTACCCACACTTGGCTCGGCGACACACACCAGTACGCCCTGCCCACTTGCCTCTCAGCCTATCACCACTGCCCGGGAGACACGCCCCCGCGGGGGCAatgagcaggacaggaagcgGGACAGGAAGCGGAGAGCTGAGCGACTCGGACTCGGTGTACCTGTCGTACTGGCCGGCAGCGCTGAGGGGGTTGGGAGGGGCAGGGAAGCCCGGGGGCCTGGCTCACCTCAGGGTCTCCTCCGGGAGCCTGCAGCTGGatgagcaggaagaggactgCCTCAACCTGGACCAGGAGCCAATCACAGCGCCGGAGCAGCCTAGCGCATAG